CCTCTGTAATTCGCTGTTCAGAGAGGCCCAACATTTTTGCAATCCCTTTATGGACATCGACACACATTTTGCATCCATTCTCTTTTGAGATTAAAAGGGCAATCGATTCTTTAATTTCATACGATAAATGGGTTTGATTTAACAAATATCCCCGAACCATCCCATCGGTTGCAAAATAGATATTTTCATCCAATGCCAAAAGTTTGAAAATTTCACCAAGTTGACCTGTTTTTTCTAAAATTGGGCGGGCTTTCTCTTGAATTGCTGAACTCATCTCTTCAAATTCGGGTAATGCTATATGTGCCATTATTTTCCTTTTTCTTATACATTATAGTGTGCAATTATAAACTGTATACCTTAGTCGTTCTTTCAAATTAACTCCATATCCAATAAAATAGTTGTACAATTATGCATAAAATATAACATTGGAAATTTTATGAGAAAAATTCTTTTGAGCATCGCATTAGTGACAACAGCATTTGCTACACAAATCGAAGTAGATGTAACCGGACACCCAGAAAGCGTTTTAGTCAATGGCAAAATTGCCTATGTTAGCAATGTAGGTAATGAGTTAAAACCTACAGAGAAAGACGGTGATGGCTATATTTCACTGATTAATCAAAAAGGGGAAGTTGTCGATAAAAACTTCCTCACAGGTCTCAATGCACCAAAAGGGATGGCACTAATAGGTGGGACTCTTTATGTAGCGGATGTGGACACTGTACGAGGATATAATCTTAAAACTAAGAAAGAAATTTTTTCACTTGTCTTTGAGGGGGTCAACTTCCTCAATGACATAACGGTTCAAAATGAAAATACACTTCTCATCAGTTCAACAGACAAAGGTAAAATTTTTGAAATCAATGTAAAAAATAAATCGTACAAAGCATTCAGAGCGCTTCCTGATGCGAATGGACTACTGTATAGCAATGGGATAATCTACGGTGTGGGGCATAAACTTGTCACAATAAATCTCAAAAACCATAAAACGACAGAACTCTCTAAAAAAGAGGGGATATTTGACGGTATCCAGAAATCAGGTGATACACTCTATTTTTCCGATTGGGTACGAATGGAAAAAGCCGGAGTAATACATACCTATAATCTCAAAACAAAAAAAGAACACGATCTTCCGCTAGAGACTATCGCAGGTCCGGCTGATTTTTGGATCGATTCAAAAACAAATACGATTTGGATTCCAAAAATGATGGAAGGAAAACTCCTTATTTCGTCATTGAAATAATTATTTTTTGATTACATACTCTGTTTTTTTGCTATACACACTCGATTGCGCCCGCTCTCTTTTGCTTTATACAGCGCTTTGTCAGCCTCATTCAACAATTCATCAATCTTAGTAGCACCATTACCTGCTGCTACGACACCAAACGATGCGGTAAACGTTGACTGCAATCCATTAACTATAACTTCAGCTTGGGAAATCACAACACGTAAGCGTTCAGCAACATGATGTGCTTCCTCAGCATCGGTCTGCGGAAGCAATATAGCAAATTCTTCACCGCCAATACGCCCGATAATGTCGATTTCACGCAAAATAGTACGACAAACCTCAGCTATTTTTTGGAGTACCAAATCACCGATACTGTGTCCATAGGTATCGTTGATTTTTTTGAAGTAATCAATGTCAAACATGATGAGAGAAATCTCTCCACCGTAACGATGACGACGAGAGAGTTCTTCCTCCGCTTGTTCGATGAAATAACGCCGATTGCCCAATCCCGTCAAATAATCTGAGTAGGCTCGATGTTCTAATTCGCTGCGCGCATTTCTATTATCTATCGCTATCGCCGCTAAATTCGCCGCAAATTTAATCCGTTCAATGTCGCTCTCTTCAGGCTTAGTCGGCTTTCTATGATAAATGGCAAACGTCCCTAATACCTTCCCCTCAGACGAGATGATCGGTTCCGACCAACATGATCCTAAGTCGGCTTGCGCAGCTAAAGATGCATACGGCTTCCAGTATTCATGACTCATGATGTCCTCGACAATAACACGCTTTCCGGTATAAGCTGCCGTCCCGCAAGACCCCACACCCATTCCGATCTCAACTCCGTTAATTGCTTCGTTGTAAAATTCAGGAAGACTCAGCGCTGCTCCGCTGTGTAAATGTTTTCCGTCCTCATCCAACAACAAAATACTGCACAGAGCATCGGTATCTTCAGATTCAATAGTATGGACTATCGTATGGAGTATTTCAGACAACGGTGAACCTTTTGCCACCATTTCGAGCATCTCATCATGGGCACGGTTTCGCCGTTCACTTTGCCAGTGTGCGGTCATATCACTAAAACTTACCAGCCGTTTATCCCCAACCCACGAAACACGAACAACGATATGACGCTCGCTACCATCCTTGCAAGTAATATTTCCTTCCAGTTCAGGAGGAGTCGTACCGTTCTCATACGCCACTATGACCGACTTATACCACGGGATAAGAAGACTCTCTCTATAGTTTGCATCAGGATACGCTTTGTGATACCATGTATCGATATTAGGTATATCTTCCAATACATAACCGAACAATTTTGTAAATTGATGGTTAATGTACTCAATCTTTCCATCAAGAGTTGACCAACCGATCCCGATAGGAGAAGAGTCCAAAAGATCTTCCAGTTGCACCCGTTTCTTGGTACTCTTCTTCAGGTTATGTTCCATGATACTCTCACGCAACCGCGCCAGACCGCTTGCGGCCAGCATCTCTGCCATTCCTACCATACAATCCATCAGAGCTTCCATCTGCTCTTTTGCGACGATGGGAACGGCACGGATCGCGTCTATGTACTCAGCTTCATCATAGCCGACCTCTGCGGCCCGTTGGCGAAAAAAGTCCATATCAGGCGCTTCACTCAACACCTGCCCTAAAAACAGCGTTGCCAAGCGGCGACCTTCAATGACCACAGGCGTCGCATAGTCGATCAGACCATTTTTACACTTGGCACAGGCGACTTCACCCTCATGTAAAGTCTGCATAAGCTCGATATTGCTCTCTTGACACTGTTGATTGGTTTGCACATTTACGCGATGAAACAGTGCACAAGCGTTTGTCCACCCTACTTGGGATAGAAGCTCACCGTCTTCGGCAACAAGCCCGTTTGGGATTCCCGTAGCCTTGTACAAACTCTCCATCAATCGTTCAAATGCAACAATATCAACAAGATCACTGAATTTGTGGTTGTGCCCAATCTCCGTCACATTCCCTCCTAATATATCAGTTTTATTATATTATATATTATTGATATCATCAAAACAATCTAATCTTTTTGTGCCCAAAGCATTAACTAACAAATATTGTACCAAACAAAATTGATAAAGTATATTTTTTTTATAGCATTTGGTTATGTTATACTTTTAGTATGAACTATACTTTAGCGCCAAAATCTTTGAATCACAAATGAAAAGTTTACTTTTTCTTCTTATCATTTTTAATCTTATAACATTTGCTATTTTTGGCTTTGATAAATTTCTCGCACGTACCAATCGGCAACGTATTAGTGAGAAGACATTCCTCATGTTAGCTATCATAGGTGGAAGTGTCGGTGCTGTATTTGCTCAAAAAATATTTCGTCATAAAACACGTAAATTTAAGTATCTTTTTTGGGTTATTTTATCTATCCAATTTATATCATTTGAATTATTATGGGCCTTCTCATCGGGTTATAAAGGGATCTTTTAAAATATTTTTCCGTTAGTGTCAATATATCTTTGAAACCTACTTGACATTATTACTAATTAGTAATATATTGTCATTATGAAGAAATTACCTGATTATGAACATACCATTACCACTGCCCTCTCAACATGGGTTGAGATGATGAAAGCATTTAATCGTATACGTTCTCTCGAACTGACCCTTATCGAAGAAAATGGGCTCACTATAGGACAATTTTCCTTATTGGAACTCCTCTATCATCGAGGTGAACAAAGTATCGGAGCGGCAACGGTACTCGCTATGAGTACTCCTGGGAACATGACTGTCGTGGTCAAAAATCTTTCCAAACGTGGGCTAATAATGTCTCATAAAAATCCAAATGACAAACGGAGTTCAATCCTTAAAATAACCGATGAGGGTAAACGCATTATGGAATCGCTTTTTCCGGAGCATTCCCGACGAATTCAAACCTTTATGTCGGGGCTTAGTACTGATGAGCAAAATGAGACACAAAAACTTTTGCGTAAACTCAACAAATCACTACGAGGAGTTCACCATGTCTAAACTAATCCATCTATCCAATGAACGGGGAGTTTCTGAACTAGGCTGGCTACATAGCCGCTTTAGTTTTTCATTTGCCGAATATCATAACCATGATCGAATGGGCTTTGGTGCGCTACGTGTCATCAATGATGATATTATCAAAGCCGGCACTGGTTTTGGGATGCATCCCCATCGTGATATGGAGATTATAACAATCGTCACCAAAGGCGCTCTCGAACATAAAGACTCAGAAGGAAACCATGGTATCATCCACGCAGGAGAGATACAATATATGTCGGCAGGTACGGGTGTATACCATTCGGAGCATGCAACCCAAGAGAGTGATACCGAGTTGTTTCAGATATGGATTTATCCCAATCGCTTCGGCTATAAACCCTGCTATGAACAGCGTGATTTTCGTTTTTTAGTTGATAAAAAGGGGTGGCATACACTGGTATCGGGTGATGGGATTGATCACTCTATCCGCATACGTCAAGATGCTACTATACGGATTGCTCGATTACGTGAAGGAGAGGCACTTACCCTTCCCTCTCTGTGCCCAGGTTGCGGATTTTTACTTCTCGTCATGAGTGGAAAATTGAGTCTCAACGAAATCATTCTAAATCTTCGTGATGAGATACAGATAACCGATAATAGTGAAGATGTCGTGAATGCTATAGAAGATTCTGAGATACTTTTATTTGAAGTACCAAAATACCAATAAGCACCAATGACTCGGCAACACTTTATAAAATTAGTAGCATTAGCCCTAGGAGGTCTCCTCATGCCACTTGACGCAACAATGTATCGACGTCGTGCACCCGCTTTTTTCGTCGGGCACGGTAGCCCGATGATCGGTATTGAAGAGAATGATTTAACCCGTTCATTAAAAGTTCTTGGTAAAAATATCGATGAGCCAAAAGCGATTCTCGTTATTTCTGCCCACTGGATGCCCCCATTTTTCGGTGCTTCAGTCCACCATAGCCCTGCACTTTTGTACGATTTTTTTGGATTCCCAGAGCCTCTCTATCACGTCCAATACCCTGCCCCTAACGCTGAATTTCTCACTCCACAGATGAAAGAAATTTTTCCTAATCTTGTTATTAAAGAGCGCGGTTTAGATCACGGTTCATGGACGATACTCAAGCACCTCTATCCTTATGCCAATATCCCTGTAATGCAGTTAGGTATCCACCGTGATTTGAGTTTACGGGAACATTTTGAAATCGGAAAACGGATTCGTGAACTGCGAGAACATGGCGTTATGATTATCGGAAGCGGAAATATCACTCATAACCTCTCACGTGTTGACTCAAATCCCGACGCTCCACCACACGAATGGGCAATTGCATTCGATACTTTTATCAAAGAATCTATCGAAAAAATGGATATCGACTCACTCATAGGATTTCGCGACATAGCTCCATACGCTGAAATCGCTCACCCTACGTTGGAACATTATATTCCATTACTCTATATCGCCGGTACCATGTACGATGACGATGATAAAAGCAGTTTTCCTTATGAAGGATTTTCACACGGCTCACTCAGCATGAGAAATTGGCTATTAAATAATGCTTTCTAACAATTAAATCAGTCCGACCAACGCTACAAACAGCACCGGTGGCGTAATCACCAACCCTACTTTCATATATTCACCCCATCCGATATTAACCCCTTTTTGCGCCAAAACGTGAAGCCATAGCAGTGTTGCGAGTGAACCGATCGGGGTCATCTTAGGTCCAAGGTTACATCCGATGATGTTGGCATACGCCAATGCGCTGTTCCCCGCTTCACCAATCGCAATGTCCATAATCATAACGGTCGGCATGTTGTTCATCACCGAGCTAAGGATGGCGGAGAGGAAACCCGTTCCGATCACGGCATAGACATTTCCCATCCCTTGCAACAGCACTATAACGTGTGCAAGATAGGTGGTAAGGCCGCCATTTTTCAGCCCGTAAACAACAACATAAAGACCGATACTAAACCACACCACCTGCCACGGTGCCGCTTTGATCGTCATAATCGGTTTTGTCGCTTTAAAGTAGGTTGCGATGGCTAAAAATACGAGCGCACCGCCGAGGGCGAAGACCGAGATAGGGAGATGAT
The Sulfuricurvum sp. DNA segment above includes these coding regions:
- a CDS encoding carboxymuconolactone decarboxylase family protein, which codes for MAHIALPEFEEMSSAIQEKARPILEKTGQLGEIFKLLALDENIYFATDGMVRGYLLNQTHLSYEIKESIALLISKENGCKMCVDVHKGIAKMLGLSEQRITEVLEGVDAITTSDAEKALLNFCIKASKKDNYKILKEEIDALKALGYTDVQIVEAVAITGYFNYINTLSNVFALGQ
- a CDS encoding ATP-binding protein — protein: MRKILLSIALVTTAFATQIEVDVTGHPESVLVNGKIAYVSNVGNELKPTEKDGDGYISLINQKGEVVDKNFLTGLNAPKGMALIGGTLYVADVDTVRGYNLKTKKEIFSLVFEGVNFLNDITVQNENTLLISSTDKGKIFEINVKNKSYKAFRALPDANGLLYSNGIIYGVGHKLVTINLKNHKTTELSKKEGIFDGIQKSGDTLYFSDWVRMEKAGVIHTYNLKTKKEHDLPLETIAGPADFWIDSKTNTIWIPKMMEGKLLISSLK
- a CDS encoding diguanylate cyclase, with the translated sequence MTEIGHNHKFSDLVDIVAFERLMESLYKATGIPNGLVAEDGELLSQVGWTNACALFHRVNVQTNQQCQESNIELMQTLHEGEVACAKCKNGLIDYATPVVIEGRRLATLFLGQVLSEAPDMDFFRQRAAEVGYDEAEYIDAIRAVPIVAKEQMEALMDCMVGMAEMLAASGLARLRESIMEHNLKKSTKKRVQLEDLLDSSPIGIGWSTLDGKIEYINHQFTKLFGYVLEDIPNIDTWYHKAYPDANYRESLLIPWYKSVIVAYENGTTPPELEGNITCKDGSERHIVVRVSWVGDKRLVSFSDMTAHWQSERRNRAHDEMLEMVAKGSPLSEILHTIVHTIESEDTDALCSILLLDEDGKHLHSGAALSLPEFYNEAINGVEIGMGVGSCGTAAYTGKRVIVEDIMSHEYWKPYASLAAQADLGSCWSEPIISSEGKVLGTFAIYHRKPTKPEESDIERIKFAANLAAIAIDNRNARSELEHRAYSDYLTGLGNRRYFIEQAEEELSRRHRYGGEISLIMFDIDYFKKINDTYGHSIGDLVLQKIAEVCRTILREIDIIGRIGGEEFAILLPQTDAEEAHHVAERLRVVISQAEVIVNGLQSTFTASFGVVAAGNGATKIDELLNEADKALYKAKESGRNRVCIAKKQSM
- a CDS encoding DUF1294 domain-containing protein; this translates as MKSLLFLLIIFNLITFAIFGFDKFLARTNRQRISEKTFLMLAIIGGSVGAVFAQKIFRHKTRKFKYLFWVILSIQFISFELLWAFSSGYKGIF
- a CDS encoding MarR family transcriptional regulator produces the protein MKKLPDYEHTITTALSTWVEMMKAFNRIRSLELTLIEENGLTIGQFSLLELLYHRGEQSIGAATVLAMSTPGNMTVVVKNLSKRGLIMSHKNPNDKRSSILKITDEGKRIMESLFPEHSRRIQTFMSGLSTDEQNETQKLLRKLNKSLRGVHHV
- a CDS encoding pirin family protein, with product MSKLIHLSNERGVSELGWLHSRFSFSFAEYHNHDRMGFGALRVINDDIIKAGTGFGMHPHRDMEIITIVTKGALEHKDSEGNHGIIHAGEIQYMSAGTGVYHSEHATQESDTELFQIWIYPNRFGYKPCYEQRDFRFLVDKKGWHTLVSGDGIDHSIRIRQDATIRIARLREGEALTLPSLCPGCGFLLLVMSGKLSLNEIILNLRDEIQITDNSEDVVNAIEDSEILLFEVPKYQ
- a CDS encoding class III extradiol ring-cleavage dioxygenase yields the protein MPLDATMYRRRAPAFFVGHGSPMIGIEENDLTRSLKVLGKNIDEPKAILVISAHWMPPFFGASVHHSPALLYDFFGFPEPLYHVQYPAPNAEFLTPQMKEIFPNLVIKERGLDHGSWTILKHLYPYANIPVMQLGIHRDLSLREHFEIGKRIRELREHGVMIIGSGNITHNLSRVDSNPDAPPHEWAIAFDTFIKESIEKMDIDSLIGFRDIAPYAEIAHPTLEHYIPLLYIAGTMYDDDDKSSFPYEGFSHGSLSMRNWLLNNAF